In Colletotrichum destructivum chromosome 8, complete sequence, the following proteins share a genomic window:
- a CDS encoding Putative F-box only protein FBXO9/FBXO48, whose amino-acid sequence MADQPPQLDSELESFRQQWRSELNTKKTIPELQTSQPRHKAPSFSKPPAPAESSRVAAAKRSQLEEDEEYARSLVFDEPTPLPSGPSSVQSAPQEAKELVSALDHFEEAVEKEAIGSLGDSLKLYRKAFRMDSRVDLAYRKKHFPAAAAKVAHPSALDAQAAGPTAAGKPSDAQQQTIGELIASFSGLSVAAAPPPVEGDPEPPCPIAEMPQEILVHIFKDVAVLDVGDFVRLSLVCKRFAYVVATEQQIWRCVCLGSEFGFSGMHHHWQRGVSWEPLGQEEDTTDLEYVTMEELARRRWDENEATTFALLPKIYSSSWQSMFRHRPRIRFNGCYISTVNYIRPGQANANQITWNSPVHIVTYYRYLRFFRDGTAISLLTTDEPASVVHYMTRELLEQHRGAAAAHLPSVVMQHGLRGRWRLSSALDHPDAPLNEAEGDLFVETEGVGVKYTYRMYLEVRSAGKGKGARNTKLMWKGFYSYNKLTDDLGEFALKNGKPFFFSRVKSYGVGE is encoded by the exons ATGGCGGACCAGCCGCCACAGCTCGACTCGGAGCTGGAGTCATTCCGGCAGCAATGGCGCTCAGAGCTCAATACAAAGAAAACTATACCGGAATTGCAGACCTCTCAACCCAGACATAAGGCACCATCATTTTCCAAGCCACCCGCCCCCGCAGAGAGCTCGAGGGTCGCGGCCGCAAAGAGATCTCAActggaagaggacgaggaataTGCCCGTTCTCTGGTTTTCGATGAACCAACGCCTTTGCCTTCAGGGCCCAGTTCGGTGCAATCCGCACCgcaggaggccaaggagctggTATCGGCCCTGGACCATTTTGAGGAAGCcgtggagaaggaggccattGGGAGTTTGGGCGACAGCTTAAAGCTGTATCGCAAGGCTTTCAGG ATGGATAGCAGAGTGGACTTGGCATACAGAAAGAAGCAtttccccgccgccgccgcgaaaGTGGCTCATCCGTCAGCGTTGGACGCTCAGGCTGCTGGGCCAACTGCGGCAGGCAAGCCATCAGATGCGCAGCAACAGACCATTGGCGAACTGATTGCCAGTTTTTCCGGCCTTTCCGTCGCAGCAGCACCTCCGCCCGTGGAGGGAGACCCGGAACCGCCCTGCCCTATCGCGGAGATGCCCCAGGAGATTCTGGTTCACATCTTTAAGGACGTTGctgtcctcgacgtcggagACTTTGTTCGCCTTTCGTTAGTGTGCAAACGTTTTGCTTATGTCGTCGCTACCGAGCAACAGATCTGGCGCTGCGTCTGCCTGGGTTCAGAATTCGGCTTCTCTGGGATGCATCACCATTGGCAAAGAGGCGTCTCCTGGGAGCCCCTGGGACAGGAAGAGGACACGACAGACCTGGAGTACGTCACCATGGAGGAGTTGGCGCGACGCCGCTGGGACGAAAACGAAGCCACCACTTTCGCGCTACTGCCGAAGATatactcgtcgtcgtggcaGAGCATGTTCAGACACCGGCCGCGGATTCGCTTCAACGGCTGTTACATCAGCACCGTCAACTACATCCGCCCGGGCCAGGCGAACGCGAATCAGATCACATGGAATAGCCCCGTGCATATCGTCACGTACTACCGGTATCTCCGCTTCTTCCGCGACGGCACTGCCATCAgcctcctcaccaccgaCGAGCCTGCCAGCGTCGTACACTATATGACACGTGAGCTGCTCGAGCAAcaccgcggcgccgccgccgcccacctgCCGTCAGTTGTCATGCAGCACGGCCTCcgcgggcggtggcggctGTCTTCTGCGCTGGACCACCCGGACGCGCCTCtgaacgaggccgagggggaCTTGTTCGTGGAGACGGAAGGGGTCGGCGTGAAGTACACGTACAGAATGTATCTGGAGGTGCGGAGcgcggggaaggggaagggcgCGCGGAACACGAAGCTCATGTGGAAGGGCTTCTACAGCTACAACAAACTGACGGATGACCTGGGCGAGTTCGCGTTGAAGAACGGCaagcccttcttcttcagtAGAGTTAAGAGTTACGGTGTCGGCGAGTGA